The DNA sequence TCAATACGGACCAACGGTTCTTGCCGCTCAAATTCGTGCGCAAAGGCGGCGGTTCGTTTACCGTCACCTCACCCTTGAACACCAACATCGCTCCGCCGGGCTACTACATGCTGTTCGCGCTCAGTGCGACCGGCGTGCCGTCGGTCTCCAAGATCATGAAGCTCAGCGGCACGGGCGCACCCGTGAGCAGCGGCGGCCGCTTTCGTTACGTCAAGCTGGAGGAGGTTTCGGAGGTCAGCGGCAGGCCCTGGGGCTCGGCGGCGGAGCTCAATGTCCTGGACAGGGGCGGCAATACCATCGGCCGGAAGGGTTGGGTGGCGAGCGCGGACAGCGCGGAGACCGCAAATTCGCCGCCTTTTCCGGCGGCCAACGCCATAGACGGCAAACCGAGCACCTTCTGGCACACGCGATTTGTCGGTGCGAGTCCGCCGCCGCCGCATTGGTTGGTGGTGGACATGGGGAGGAGCCATCCGGTGGGCGGTTTCCGTTACCTGCCGCGGCAGGACGGTTCATCCAACGGCCGGATCGCCCGCTATAAATTCTATGTAAGTGCCAACGGCGTGAACTGGGGGAGGCCGGTGGCGCACGGGACCTTCGCCAACAACAAAAGCGCGAAGACGGTGACCTTCGGCGCCGCGCTATCCAACAAACGGTCGGCGGTGACGAACCTGGGGAACCAGACCGATATGGTGGGGACGAACATCAATCTTGCCATCGGCGCGAGCCATCCGAACGGGACACCCTGATAGCGCCACGCGCCTGCCGGCGGGGTTATCGATCAACGCCGGCACGGGGGTCATCACCGGCACCGTGAGCACGACCGGCGCCTCGACCGTAACCGTGACGGTCAGCGACGGCAAGGGCGGCACTACTCCAACGAGTTTCACCTGGACGGTG is a window from the Pseudomonadota bacterium genome containing:
- a CDS encoding Ig domain-containing protein; translation: MPSARAIRTGHPDSATRLPAGLSINAGTGVITGTVSTTGASTVTVTVSDGKGGTTPTSFTWTVTSPTNRR